Proteins from one Phocoena sinus isolate mPhoSin1 chromosome 8, mPhoSin1.pri, whole genome shotgun sequence genomic window:
- the NCR3LG1 gene encoding natural cytotoxicity triggering receptor 3 ligand 1 — MFPHPLLRTCPLLRGRKLLRRSLRVQVPGGCGHGAEGGRPNVVRFRAVFPVLVLVLGLTLLTAGFLEVEMAGRTQMVFLNENATIFCKIPGFPHLDINSMGITWFRKAQLSEIEIKLFEFFGDHKVAFRPGANVSPWRLKRGDASLQLPGVQLWEAGEYRCELVVTPQKAQGRVWLEVVAHPVSSLFLEQAGVKDNEDKHILCKSSGFYPEDINITWKRWTQKDPQFQEISEDVITGPTMKNEDGTFNITSYLRLKPSLEDNVTIYQCVVWHVSSLMCQSFNFTPILIESEKKTDSWIVWLYIGLISTGLIVLILFLYYFIWKLRGCKAKFRLMFWSRLWEFRSHGQCMVLGSSQG; from the exons ATGTTCCCTCACCCACTCCTTAGGACCTGCCCACTCCTAAGAGGAAGAAAGCTACTAAGACGAAGTTTGAGGGTGCAAGTTCCGGGAGGCTGTGGCCACGGCGCAGAGGGCGGGCGGCCCAACGTGGTGAGGTTCCGTGCTGTGTTCCCGGTTCTGGTGCTGGTCCTGGGGCTCACGCTGCTCACCGCAG GTTTTCTGGAAGTGGAGATGGCAGGGAGGACTCAGATGGTTTTCCTGAATGAAAATGCGACTATCTTTTGCAAGATCCCTGGTTTCCCACACCTGGACATCAACAGTATGGGTATCACCTGGTTTCGGAAGGCTCAGTTGTCTGAAATAGAGATCAAACTGTTTGAATTTTTTGGAGACCACAAAGTGGCATTCCGACCTGGAGCCAACGTGTCTCCATGGAGGCTGAAGAGGGGGGATGCCTCACTGCAGCTGCCTGGGGTCCAACTGTGGGAAGCAGGAGAGTACCGATGTGAGTTGGTGGTCACTCCTCAGAAGGCACAGGGGAGAGTCTGGCTGGAGGTTGTAG CTCACCCAGTCAGTAGCTTGTTTCTGGAGCAAGCCGGGGTGAAAGATAATGAAGACAAACATATTTTGTGTAAGTCAAGTGGATTCTACCCAGAGGATATTAACATAACGTGGAAAAGGTGGACCCAGAAGGATCCCCAGTTCCAGGAGATTTCTGAGGACGTTATCACTGGCCCCACCATGAAGAATGAGGATGGTACATTTAATATCACTAGCTACTTGAGGCTGAAGCCCTCTCTGGAAGACAATGTGACCATCTACCAGTGTGTGGTATGGCATGTATCCTCACTCATGTGCCAGAGTTTCAACTTCACCCCGATTCTGATAG AATCTGAGAAGAAAACTGACTCGTGGATTGTTTGGTTGTATATTGGATTGATCTCTACTGGACTGAtcgtattaattttatttttatattattttatttggaagttAAGAGGCTGCAAAGCAAAGTTTAGACTTATGTTTTGGAGTAGGCTCTGGGAATTCAGAAGTCATGGCCAATGCATGGTGTTGGGGAGTTCTCAGGGTTGA
- the KCNJ11 gene encoding ATP-sensitive inward rectifier potassium channel 11, with product MLSRKGIIPEEYVLTRLAEDPTEPRYRARERRARFVSKNGNCNVAHKNIREQGRFLQDVFTTLVDLKWPYTLLIFTMSFLCSWLLFAMVWWLIAFAHGDLAPGEGAAVPCVTSIHSFSSAFLFSIEVQVTIGFGGRMVTEECPLAILILIVQNIVGLMINAIMLGCIFMKTAQAHRRAETLIFSKHAVIALRHSRLCFMLRVGDLRKSMIISATIHMQVVRKTTSPEGEVVPLHQVDIPMENGVGGNNIFLVAPLIIYHVIDANSPLYDLAPCDLHHHQDLEIIVILEGVVETTGITTQARTSYLADEILWGQRFVPIVAEEDGRYSVDYSKFGNTIKVPTPLCTARQLDEDPSLLDVLTLARGPLRKRSMAVAKAKAKFSISPDSLS from the coding sequence ATGCTGTCCCGCAAAGGCATCATCCCTGAGGAGTATGTGCTGACGCGGCTAGCAGAGGACCCGACAGAGCCCCGGTACCGTGCCCGTGAGCGGAGAGCCCGTTTCGTGTCCAAGAATGGCAACTGCAACGTGGCCCACAAGAACATCCGGGAGCAAGGTCGCTTCCTGCAGGACGTGTTCACCACGCTGGTGGACCTCAAGTGGCCATACACGCTGCTCATCTTCACCATGTCCTTCCTGTGCAGCTGGCTGCTCTTTGCCATGGTCTGGTGGCTCATCGCCTTCGCCCACGGTGACCTGGCCCCTGGTGAGGGTGCCGCTGTGCCCTGCGTCACCAGCATCCACTCCTTTTCATCTGCcttccttttctccattgaggTACAGGTGACCATCGGTTTTGGCGGGCGCATGGTGACCGAGGAGTGCCCTCTGGCCATCCTGATCCTCATTGTGCAGAACATCGTGGGGCTCATGATCAATGCCATCATGCTGGGCTGCATCTTCATGAAGACTGCCCAGGCCCACCGGCGGGCTGAGACCCTCATCTTCAGCAAGCATGCGGTCATCGCCCTGCGCCACAGCCGCCTCTGCTTCATGCTGCGCGTGGGCGACCTCCGCAAGAGCATGATCATCAGCGCCACCATCCACATGCAGGTGGTGCGCAAGACCACCAGCCCTGAGGGCGAGGTGGTACCCCTCCACCAGGTGGACATCCCCATGGAGAATGGTGTGGGTGGCAATAACATCTTCCTGGTGGCTCCCCTCATCATCTACCACGTCATTGACGCCAACAGCCCGCTCTATGACCTGGCGCCCTGCGACCTGCACCACCATCAGGACCTTGAGATCATCGTCATCCTGGAAGGTGTGGTGGAAACCACGGGCATCACCACCCAGGCCCGCACCTCCTACCTGGCCGACGAGATCCTGTGGGGCCAGCGCTTTGTACCCATCGTGGCCGAGGAGGATGGCCGCTACTCTGTGGACTACTCCAAGTTTGGCAATACCATCAAAGTGCCCACGCCGCTCTGCACGGCCCGCCAGCTGGATGAGGACCCCAGCCTGCTGGATGTCCTGACCCTCGCCCGCGGGCCCCTGCGCAAGCGCAGCATGGCCGTGGCCAAGGCCAAGGCCAAGTTCAGCATCTCTCCAGATTCCCTGTCCTGA